A DNA window from Mariprofundus aestuarium contains the following coding sequences:
- a CDS encoding pilus assembly PilX family protein: MMANCSGCADREKGFVLVTAVIMLGLLTMLSLAMFFSSRTATQTSTSAQTSTEAYYYAETAINYIAWALANDAEFDSYASYPGSYDHAGFAEPPLPTGFTTGYYATVGDYNEWGAYRYHPGPTAISDSGAGVTGQVMYFDNTPMGNRTICFEDDAIFSNCIDVATDPASRVAPTMYHISVNLPRYIKLNIASDGTITPSMPQLPHQNPPVVGEDIPENGAVVWITAGDSNNLERDIEIFPLDPDLSAIYSGDGILAPSTCSGGLAPAACPCTAPMPATAAACETHANGDATASANMGAWITSYRIVAYAVGYVNGRASHLIRAVVR, from the coding sequence ATGATGGCGAACTGTTCAGGATGCGCTGACCGGGAAAAAGGTTTTGTGCTGGTAACGGCAGTGATTATGCTCGGTCTGCTGACGATGCTATCTCTGGCGATGTTCTTCTCTTCAAGAACTGCAACGCAGACCAGCACCTCTGCCCAGACCTCGACTGAGGCCTATTATTATGCCGAAACCGCGATCAACTATATTGCATGGGCATTGGCCAACGATGCCGAGTTCGATTCATATGCGAGTTACCCCGGCTCCTATGATCATGCCGGGTTTGCTGAGCCTCCGCTTCCTACAGGGTTTACTACGGGCTACTACGCTACAGTTGGAGATTACAATGAGTGGGGGGCGTATCGATACCACCCCGGCCCCACGGCCATCAGTGATTCAGGCGCTGGTGTCACTGGGCAGGTGATGTATTTCGATAATACGCCGATGGGTAACCGGACGATCTGCTTTGAAGACGATGCCATCTTTTCAAACTGTATCGATGTTGCAACCGATCCAGCATCACGCGTCGCACCAACCATGTATCATATTAGTGTGAATCTGCCGCGTTACATCAAGCTGAATATTGCATCCGACGGTACGATTACGCCATCCATGCCGCAGTTACCGCATCAAAATCCACCGGTGGTAGGAGAAGATATCCCCGAAAATGGCGCTGTTGTCTGGATTACTGCGGGTGATTCGAACAACCTTGAGAGAGACATCGAGATTTTTCCACTGGACCCGGATTTGTCGGCAATCTATTCGGGTGATGGAATACTTGCGCCTTCAACCTGTAGCGGAGGCCTTGCACCTGCTGCATGCCCCTGTACTGCACCTATGCCTGCTACTGCGGCAGCATGTGAGACTCATGCCAATGGTGATGCTACTGCCAGTGCAAACATGGGGGCATGGATTACAAGCTACAGGATTGTGGCTTATGCTGTCGGTTATGTGAACGGAAGAGCATCCCACCTGATTCGGGCGGTCGTACGATAA
- a CDS encoding type IV pilus modification PilV family protein produces the protein MKTQRVESSAGFTLIEILVAFVVISVGALALGSFGLTTMSSGQTSRERLTAVHLAEQVLEHWQQDANDYAPTIAADCTMSAASAAPSYPTSDTCNPATGVGIAFTIAANTTNATGPLASNLTGMQNFTQPTGYLNTPMTKLVTVSWTRRGKSRTVYLTHLSKVY, from the coding sequence ATGAAAACGCAACGAGTTGAATCTTCTGCTGGATTTACCCTTATCGAGATACTGGTTGCGTTTGTAGTTATCTCCGTGGGCGCGCTTGCACTGGGAAGCTTTGGCCTCACTACGATGAGTAGCGGTCAGACGTCTCGCGAGCGGTTAACTGCGGTACACCTGGCCGAGCAGGTGTTGGAGCACTGGCAGCAGGATGCAAATGATTATGCACCGACGATTGCAGCCGACTGCACCATGAGCGCGGCCTCTGCAGCTCCTTCATATCCCACCAGTGACACCTGTAATCCTGCTACAGGTGTCGGAATCGCATTTACTATTGCGGCCAATACAACCAATGCGACTGGGCCTCTCGCATCAAATCTGACCGGCATGCAGAACTTCACCCAGCCTACGGGCTACCTGAATACGCCAATGACAAAGCTTGTGACGGTTTCATGGACCCGCAGGGGGAAGAGCCGCACAGTCTACCTTACCCACTTGTCGAAGGTGTACTGA
- a CDS encoding GspH/FimT family pseudopilin produces the protein MELRQAVVSGDEKDIPTQRGFTLVEVLIVVVIIGVMSAIALPSFSSWREKQAVRGAAQTLLSHLKQARVLAIAENRSVSITFTSTSYTYDADLSGSCGACRSQVISYDEFSSNLSISPTTTRTFTSRGTSNSGTMTLTVGGTSRSITQNVIGRSYLQ, from the coding sequence ATGGAACTCAGGCAAGCTGTAGTTTCTGGTGATGAAAAGGATATTCCAACCCAGCGAGGTTTCACTCTGGTGGAGGTGCTGATTGTTGTTGTCATTATCGGCGTAATGAGCGCGATCGCACTCCCCTCTTTTTCCAGCTGGCGTGAGAAACAGGCTGTTCGCGGTGCCGCGCAAACGCTGCTCTCTCACCTGAAGCAGGCGCGTGTATTGGCTATTGCGGAAAACCGGAGTGTGAGCATTACTTTTACATCGACCAGTTATACCTATGATGCCGATCTATCGGGAAGTTGTGGGGCGTGCCGTTCGCAGGTGATCAGCTATGATGAGTTTTCCAGCAACCTCTCTATTTCGCCTACCACAACCCGTACATTCACCAGTCGGGGCACGTCCAATTCTGGAACTATGACATTAACTGTGGGCGGCACTAGCCGGTCGATTACCCAGAATGTAATTGGAAGGTCATATCTTCAATGA
- a CDS encoding 4a-hydroxytetrahydrobiopterin dehydratase: protein MNPDQLKDRRCKPCQGGVAPMGPEEAQRLLVATPGWDLCEDARQLRRSFTFNSFVDAQLFAVAVGEVSEEEGHHPDITYGWGYCTVTFYTHKIGGLHENDYIMAAKVNQLER, encoded by the coding sequence ATGAATCCTGACCAGTTGAAAGATAGAAGATGCAAGCCGTGCCAGGGTGGCGTTGCCCCGATGGGGCCTGAGGAGGCCCAGCGGCTGCTGGTTGCTACTCCTGGTTGGGATCTTTGCGAAGATGCCCGGCAATTGCGGCGCAGCTTCACATTTAACAGCTTTGTCGATGCCCAGTTGTTTGCTGTCGCGGTGGGCGAGGTGTCAGAGGAAGAGGGCCATCATCCGGACATTACCTATGGCTGGGGCTACTGCACCGTCACATTTTATACGCACAAAATTGGTGGTCTGCATGAGAATGATTATATTATGGCAGCCAAAGTGAACCAGCTGGAGCGTTAG
- a CDS encoding tetratricopeptide repeat protein — protein MKRNVFSMLMLASGLAGISYEILYGRILGNLIGDQFAVSAAILITFLLGIGIGSRYAWRLWPWLWLIEAAIGICGAAFALGTDALDRLLYVGLPVFQSQLGGTVLIAMLLLILPAFLIGCSVPLFAGYMSRMFPGAAFSGVYAVYNLGAALTALLIEYLLIRWFGIQGATLGFVVLNLLIAIILKGWFSDISHPVEPSGKRAFKISSRRWLALIPVSMASAAFQLFMIKLAEMLLGPFRESFALVLSIILLGIAVGSMLVRFYAIRFQILVLAGMAGLVLLMASIEPVAYLYAMLYGVASEHYITSVLLKWTVLALLMGIPAIAFGATIPALLGKRCGDVSRESGQLLYVASLANVGGFLLMVLLLHRYLDYGVQLVVICALASLSWLIYAGRTVRASMVVLLFLMPMVAIEQGQWDEDLLYVSYTKFRDAEKLGRARKAFDFPEKYKGYQDVFSINWINGTPYFFINGYTSIPLNSPSEKVVGALSSIHAPALDRALVLGLGSGATASVVGEMFDSTDVVEINPVVRENLFRMRKWNLDIESNPKVNIIVDDAIHYSKVSDKSYDLILNTVTTPLYFSSAKLYTQDFFEVMKKRLQPDGVYVTWMDGRVGDRGVDIILNTIAASFQYCAIFYIKSSYFMLICSDRPVLPAQIEKVASHEKLRGHFLSEYGLLVEWMPYQQLNSRAFDLIADTELPLNRADFPALEFEMAKLSGRGIGLFKSRLLDEMGFHHFDGSVLGGAKLLPAAVVKNASVMLGESSITRRWRAITEGGVGDLLQQDMNAHHYYVQALVEAGNVNALHKYGSKLMRQKRYGLALQVFHQAIFMDGRHNNTHFNMGACYEYLGNYPVALKYYEKEIEVDPTDIDAFYRIGRVYVKMKRYTEAVGQLQAVLKLEGGTSKGQVYRYLGRAFEGLGLTEDAKKAFRQAKAFKENNG, from the coding sequence ATGAAGCGTAATGTTTTTTCCATGCTTATGCTGGCATCCGGGCTGGCGGGCATCTCTTACGAGATTCTCTACGGCAGGATTCTCGGAAACCTGATAGGCGATCAGTTTGCGGTTTCTGCGGCAATTCTTATCACCTTCCTCCTAGGTATCGGAATTGGCTCCCGTTATGCGTGGAGACTGTGGCCATGGTTGTGGTTGATTGAAGCTGCTATCGGCATTTGCGGTGCTGCCTTTGCGCTCGGCACAGATGCCCTTGATCGCTTGCTTTATGTGGGGCTTCCTGTTTTTCAGTCTCAACTGGGTGGAACTGTCCTGATAGCGATGCTGTTGCTGATTTTACCCGCATTTCTAATAGGCTGCAGTGTGCCGCTGTTTGCAGGTTATATGAGCCGGATGTTCCCGGGGGCTGCCTTCTCCGGAGTCTATGCGGTCTACAATTTAGGCGCTGCATTGACAGCACTGCTCATCGAGTACCTGCTGATTCGGTGGTTTGGAATTCAGGGGGCGACGCTTGGCTTTGTCGTGCTGAATTTACTGATTGCCATCATTCTTAAAGGTTGGTTTTCGGATATTTCTCACCCCGTGGAACCGTCTGGTAAGCGTGCATTTAAAATATCGTCGCGTCGCTGGCTTGCGCTGATTCCAGTCAGCATGGCTTCTGCAGCATTTCAACTATTTATGATCAAATTGGCCGAAATGCTGTTGGGGCCATTTCGCGAATCATTCGCGCTGGTGCTCTCAATTATTCTACTTGGCATTGCTGTTGGCTCGATGCTGGTGCGTTTTTATGCCATACGTTTCCAGATTCTGGTGTTGGCAGGCATGGCTGGATTGGTGTTGCTTATGGCATCAATTGAACCGGTGGCATATCTCTATGCCATGCTATACGGGGTGGCATCAGAGCATTATATAACATCGGTACTGCTGAAGTGGACAGTGTTGGCCCTGCTGATGGGGATTCCGGCTATCGCTTTCGGAGCAACGATTCCGGCACTGCTGGGAAAGAGGTGCGGTGATGTGAGTCGCGAATCCGGTCAGCTTCTCTATGTTGCCTCACTTGCCAATGTGGGTGGATTTCTGCTGATGGTATTGCTGTTGCATCGGTATCTGGATTATGGCGTGCAGCTTGTGGTGATATGTGCTCTGGCCTCGCTATCCTGGTTGATCTATGCCGGGAGAACCGTGCGAGCATCAATGGTTGTCCTGCTATTCCTCATGCCCATGGTGGCGATTGAGCAGGGTCAATGGGATGAGGATCTACTCTACGTCAGTTACACCAAATTTCGCGATGCCGAAAAGCTGGGGCGGGCCCGCAAAGCGTTCGATTTCCCGGAAAAGTACAAAGGTTATCAGGATGTGTTCTCAATCAACTGGATCAATGGAACGCCATACTTTTTTATTAATGGCTACACCAGTATTCCACTGAACAGTCCATCGGAAAAGGTGGTAGGTGCACTGTCATCGATTCATGCACCAGCGTTGGATCGCGCGCTGGTCCTGGGTCTTGGGAGTGGTGCAACGGCATCGGTGGTCGGGGAGATGTTTGATTCAACCGATGTGGTCGAGATCAATCCAGTGGTTCGTGAAAACCTGTTCCGGATGCGGAAGTGGAATCTTGATATCGAGTCGAATCCAAAGGTTAATATTATTGTCGATGACGCGATTCATTACAGTAAGGTGTCTGACAAATCGTATGATCTGATTCTCAATACTGTAACCACACCGCTCTATTTCAGTTCTGCCAAGCTCTACACGCAGGATTTTTTTGAGGTGATGAAAAAGAGGCTGCAGCCGGATGGTGTTTATGTGACCTGGATGGACGGGCGAGTGGGAGATCGGGGGGTCGATATCATCCTCAATACGATTGCGGCCAGCTTTCAGTATTGTGCTATCTTCTATATCAAGTCTTCCTATTTTATGCTGATCTGCTCGGATCGACCGGTCTTGCCTGCCCAGATAGAGAAGGTTGCCTCCCATGAGAAGTTGCGCGGCCATTTTTTAAGTGAGTATGGCCTGCTTGTTGAATGGATGCCTTACCAGCAGTTAAACAGTCGTGCCTTTGATCTGATTGCTGATACTGAGCTGCCTCTGAACCGGGCCGATTTTCCTGCGCTTGAATTTGAGATGGCCAAGCTCAGCGGTCGCGGTATTGGATTGTTTAAATCGAGGCTGCTGGATGAGATGGGGTTTCACCATTTTGATGGTTCAGTTCTCGGAGGGGCGAAGCTATTGCCTGCAGCAGTGGTCAAAAATGCCTCTGTCATGCTTGGGGAATCCTCAATTACGCGAAGGTGGAGAGCAATTACTGAAGGTGGGGTGGGGGATTTACTACAGCAGGATATGAATGCCCATCACTATTATGTGCAGGCGCTTGTGGAGGCGGGCAATGTAAATGCGCTGCATAAATATGGATCTAAACTGATGCGGCAGAAGCGCTATGGCTTGGCACTGCAGGTGTTTCATCAGGCTATATTTATGGATGGAAGGCATAATAACACCCATTTCAATATGGGGGCATGCTATGAGTACCTTGGTAACTATCCGGTTGCTCTGAAGTATTATGAGAAAGAGATCGAGGTGGACCCGACAGATATTGACGCATTTTATCGCATTGGTCGGGTATATGTGAAGATGAAGCGTTATACTGAAGCGGTCGGCCAGTTGCAGGCGGTGTTAAAGCTTGAGGGTGGCACCTCTAAAGGGCAGGTTTATCGTTACCTTGGGCGGGCATTCGAGGGTTTGGGGCTAACTGAAGATGCAAAAAAAGCCTTTCGGCAGGCGAAGGCATTTAAGGAGAACAATGGCTGA
- a CDS encoding PulJ/GspJ family protein, whose amino-acid sequence MLFSGFQGVYCEGNPGEKGFTLIEMLIGMTIGLILLAGLTALFVSFNDAGRSVASRTERMADLYLASHLMQAELRQSLSAPLATKSVLTDLSGRGVSNPTNYPTNDADFAVLPFWHAASKTLTYQDLEGNVGIVQYQKTSNDRIYWLRPEATASTFQELMRDLDTTSGMVVTTAGGVATVTLSSSYINENKETKTLSLTFKTWPRN is encoded by the coding sequence ATGCTTTTCTCTGGCTTTCAAGGTGTATATTGTGAGGGTAACCCTGGGGAGAAGGGTTTTACCCTGATCGAGATGTTGATCGGCATGACCATTGGGTTGATTCTTCTTGCCGGCCTGACAGCGCTGTTTGTCTCTTTTAACGATGCTGGCAGGTCCGTGGCCTCTCGAACCGAGCGCATGGCAGATCTCTATCTCGCATCTCATTTGATGCAAGCGGAGCTTCGTCAGTCACTCAGTGCGCCTCTGGCAACCAAAAGTGTGCTGACAGATTTGAGCGGGCGGGGTGTCAGTAATCCCACAAACTACCCTACCAATGACGCCGACTTTGCCGTTCTGCCGTTCTGGCATGCAGCGAGCAAAACGCTCACTTATCAGGATCTGGAGGGTAATGTCGGAATTGTTCAGTATCAGAAGACGAGCAATGACAGAATCTACTGGTTGCGGCCTGAAGCTACGGCTTCGACCTTTCAGGAGCTGATGCGGGATCTTGATACGACAAGCGGCATGGTGGTGACTACAGCTGGCGGGGTGGCGACAGTGACTTTGAGCTCCAGTTATATCAATGAAAACAAAGAGACGAAAACATTGAGCCTGACGTTCAAAACATGGCCGAGGAATTGA
- the cimA gene encoding citramalate synthase, with protein MKASQQVELFDTTLRDGAQTAGISFSIEDKMRIANRLADFGIDWIEGGWPGASPKDDLFFEQVRHRQWPNSSLVAFGSTARPGHAVEKDRGLNNLAESGADAACIFGKSWDIHVTKALGITLDENLELVSGSVAYLKQNLGTVMFDAEHFFDGYQANPDYALQVLQAAANGGADVLVLCDTNGGSIPSRVFDVVREVVARFPDIIIGIHAHNDSELAVSNSVAAVQAGARQVQGTINGIGERCGNANLVSVIPILKLKLKIDCDVSGDELKQLSSLSSFVNEMANRLPWKHQPFIGQNAFAHKGGIHVSAIRKQSSLYEHVDPALVGNEQRILVSDQAGRSNILSKMQLLEPEAGLAADDPGVAEAVKRIKELESAGYAFEGADASFQLLLRRAMGRFKRHFELVRFRVYDEKRGHDDKPEAEATVQVRVGGKLKHSAALGNGPVNAMDKALRAALVDAYPNLSSMQLSDFKVRVLSTRQATEAMVRVLIESSDGHRKWSTVGVSTDVLEATYRALNDAIEYKLVIDQVPPPDELLD; from the coding sequence ATGAAAGCTTCTCAGCAGGTTGAACTTTTCGACACCACACTCCGCGACGGTGCCCAGACAGCGGGTATCTCATTTTCTATTGAAGATAAGATGCGCATTGCAAATCGCCTTGCCGATTTCGGTATCGATTGGATTGAAGGTGGTTGGCCGGGAGCAAGCCCCAAGGACGATCTTTTCTTTGAACAGGTGCGGCATCGCCAGTGGCCGAACAGCAGCCTTGTGGCGTTTGGTTCGACTGCTCGACCCGGTCATGCGGTGGAGAAGGATCGCGGCCTCAATAATCTTGCCGAATCGGGCGCTGACGCGGCCTGTATCTTCGGAAAAAGCTGGGATATCCATGTCACCAAGGCGCTGGGTATTACACTGGATGAGAACCTGGAATTGGTTTCGGGCTCTGTTGCCTACCTGAAGCAAAATCTTGGAACGGTGATGTTCGATGCCGAACATTTTTTCGATGGCTATCAGGCTAATCCGGATTATGCATTGCAGGTGTTGCAGGCTGCGGCCAATGGCGGCGCGGATGTTCTGGTTCTCTGTGACACCAATGGCGGCTCGATACCATCGAGAGTATTTGATGTGGTCAGGGAGGTGGTGGCACGATTCCCGGATATCATCATCGGTATCCATGCCCATAACGACAGTGAGCTTGCGGTTTCCAATAGTGTAGCTGCGGTGCAGGCGGGAGCCCGGCAGGTGCAGGGAACGATTAATGGCATAGGCGAGCGCTGCGGCAATGCCAATCTGGTCTCTGTGATCCCGATTCTTAAATTGAAATTGAAAATCGACTGCGATGTGTCAGGCGATGAGCTGAAACAGCTTTCATCGCTCTCCAGTTTTGTCAATGAGATGGCCAATCGGCTGCCATGGAAACATCAGCCGTTTATCGGCCAGAACGCCTTTGCGCACAAAGGGGGCATCCATGTCTCGGCGATCCGCAAGCAGAGTAGCCTCTATGAACATGTTGATCCGGCGCTGGTTGGTAATGAACAGCGCATACTGGTCTCTGATCAGGCTGGACGCAGTAATATCCTGAGCAAGATGCAGCTGCTTGAGCCAGAGGCAGGGCTTGCAGCTGATGACCCTGGGGTGGCCGAAGCGGTGAAACGTATCAAGGAGCTGGAGTCGGCTGGCTATGCTTTTGAGGGTGCTGATGCTTCATTCCAGTTGCTGCTGCGCCGGGCTATGGGGCGATTTAAACGCCATTTCGAACTGGTGCGTTTCCGTGTCTATGATGAGAAGCGTGGGCATGATGATAAACCTGAGGCTGAGGCTACGGTGCAGGTACGCGTGGGAGGCAAACTGAAGCACTCTGCCGCTCTTGGTAATGGACCTGTGAATGCGATGGATAAGGCGCTCAGGGCAGCGCTTGTCGATGCCTATCCGAACTTAAGTTCGATGCAGCTGAGTGATTTTAAGGTGCGCGTTCTCTCGACCAGGCAGGCTACCGAGGCGATGGTGCGTGTGCTCATCGAGTCCAGTGATGGGCATCGCAAGTGGAGTACCGTGGGTGTTTCTACAGATGTTCTTGAGGCAACATACCGGGCGCTCAATGATGCGATCGAGTATAAGCTGGTTATCGATCAGGTGCCGCCGCCAGATGAGTTGCTCGATTGA
- a CDS encoding penicillin-binding protein 1A codes for MVPLEFGLMRILSIIAKILLSLSLLAVMGITIGYLIFSSNLPKLTALSDYQPPLASRVYNTEGELIAEYADEHRILVPFEQIPEKLRMAFLAAEDQQFYEHPGINPARILSAALANLRAGHTVQGGSTITQQVAKNFLLTSERSYTRKIREAILAYRIEEALSKNDILYLYLNHIYLGRGSYGVASAAWRYFHKPLGELTLAECATIAGMPKSPGKYAPHINPEKATQRRNTVLRLMQGSGYASEHEVKAALSEPMQVAELDAPKLNDAYADLVLRQLTDRFGLKTLRRQGLTITVPFDPKAQEAAISAVRHGVLDIEQRQYYRYPTNHAPESWPELLETWKKAREPRPDISATNEAIPAPLIRTDELVHALVIKTHSNGDLTVDDGIRQWKLSKPKWTWKSLSDYKKDGASAEKLAELNKRPRTWIKGDEIRLQGTENQGVRLAQEPSIESALYAIDMERGTVLARVGGYQHQTSGFDRVHQAMRQPGSAFKPFLYTSALINGSTPATIVMDTPVIFDSDQSDDFWRPENYKDNFAGPVPLRNALEHSRNLASIKVLQNIGIRRFLGDLKTFPLEREFPQQLAISLGATEVSLEALTNSYTIMANQGQKWTPVSIQQVQDRTGNTLHRSVSGNRCQVCHVNPVMSASDTMRPAEQALNPVDSFLITNMMRGVIQRGTGQRALALNRPAAGKTGTTNKQVDAWFMGYTPQVMTGVWTGRDTPTPMGRSETGARAALPAWLEAMQAFHEDRPVKDFTPPEGVEWVVIDQKTGLLPGPDTEEVFLEAFRSGTAPTEETPALERRLDQQPKEDAGFFELGL; via the coding sequence ATGGTTCCGCTTGAATTCGGGTTAATGCGCATCCTATCCATTATCGCGAAAATCTTACTCTCCTTAAGCCTGCTTGCAGTGATGGGCATTACAATAGGGTATCTTATCTTCTCCAGCAACCTGCCCAAGCTCACCGCGCTCTCCGATTATCAACCGCCACTGGCATCACGTGTTTACAACACGGAAGGCGAACTGATTGCCGAGTATGCAGATGAACACCGTATCCTTGTGCCGTTCGAGCAGATTCCAGAAAAACTTAGAATGGCCTTCCTGGCAGCAGAAGACCAGCAGTTTTACGAACATCCGGGCATCAACCCTGCCCGTATCCTCTCGGCTGCTCTGGCCAACCTACGCGCTGGCCACACTGTACAGGGTGGCTCGACCATCACCCAGCAGGTGGCAAAGAACTTCCTTCTCACCTCTGAGCGCTCCTACACCCGTAAGATTCGCGAAGCGATTCTTGCCTACCGAATTGAAGAGGCACTCTCCAAGAATGACATCCTCTATCTCTACCTGAACCATATTTATCTTGGGCGGGGATCATATGGCGTCGCTTCGGCGGCATGGCGCTATTTCCACAAGCCCCTGGGTGAGCTGACCCTTGCAGAGTGCGCCACCATTGCAGGCATGCCAAAATCGCCGGGCAAATATGCACCGCATATCAATCCGGAAAAGGCTACACAGCGGCGTAATACTGTGCTGCGCCTGATGCAGGGAAGTGGCTACGCCAGTGAACATGAGGTTAAGGCTGCTCTGAGCGAACCGATGCAGGTTGCGGAACTGGATGCACCCAAACTTAACGATGCCTACGCTGATCTTGTGCTGCGCCAGCTGACCGACCGATTCGGGCTGAAAACCCTACGCAGGCAGGGGCTGACCATCACAGTTCCGTTCGATCCGAAAGCACAGGAAGCAGCCATCAGTGCGGTTCGCCATGGCGTACTGGATATAGAACAGCGCCAGTACTACCGCTATCCAACAAACCATGCCCCTGAGAGCTGGCCAGAGCTGCTTGAGACATGGAAGAAGGCCCGTGAACCCCGACCTGATATTTCGGCAACAAACGAAGCAATCCCTGCGCCATTAATCAGAACAGATGAATTGGTTCATGCACTGGTCATCAAAACGCATTCCAATGGTGACCTGACCGTTGATGACGGCATCAGACAGTGGAAATTAAGCAAGCCTAAGTGGACATGGAAATCGCTTTCAGATTATAAAAAAGACGGAGCTTCCGCAGAGAAGTTAGCCGAACTGAATAAGCGTCCGCGCACCTGGATAAAGGGGGATGAAATTCGCCTTCAGGGCACAGAAAATCAAGGTGTACGACTGGCACAGGAGCCTTCTATCGAGTCGGCACTCTACGCCATTGATATGGAGCGAGGCACCGTGCTTGCACGCGTTGGCGGCTACCAACACCAGACCTCAGGCTTCGACCGCGTACATCAGGCAATGCGCCAGCCAGGCAGTGCCTTTAAACCGTTCCTCTACACCTCTGCGCTGATAAACGGTTCAACACCGGCCACGATTGTCATGGACACTCCAGTGATTTTCGATAGCGATCAGAGCGATGATTTCTGGCGTCCGGAGAACTATAAAGACAATTTTGCGGGCCCCGTGCCACTGCGCAATGCACTGGAGCACTCACGCAATCTCGCCTCGATCAAGGTGTTACAGAACATCGGTATCAGGCGTTTCTTGGGCGACCTTAAAACCTTCCCTCTGGAGCGCGAGTTCCCTCAGCAGCTGGCCATATCTCTCGGTGCAACCGAGGTCTCGCTTGAGGCCCTCACCAACTCCTACACCATCATGGCGAACCAGGGGCAGAAGTGGACTCCTGTTTCCATCCAGCAGGTGCAGGACCGCACCGGCAACACGCTTCACCGCTCCGTTTCGGGCAACCGCTGTCAGGTCTGTCATGTGAACCCAGTAATGTCGGCCAGCGATACGATGCGCCCGGCCGAGCAGGCGCTTAATCCCGTAGATAGCTTTCTTATCACCAACATGATGAGGGGTGTTATCCAGCGCGGAACAGGCCAGCGAGCACTTGCCCTGAACCGCCCGGCAGCAGGAAAAACCGGCACCACCAACAAACAGGTTGATGCCTGGTTCATGGGTTACACGCCACAGGTCATGACCGGAGTCTGGACAGGTCGTGACACCCCCACCCCGATGGGACGCAGTGAAACCGGTGCTCGCGCAGCCCTGCCTGCATGGCTGGAGGCAATGCAGGCCTTTCATGAAGATCGGCCAGTGAAGGACTTCACACCTCCCGAAGGCGTCGAATGGGTAGTCATTGATCAAAAAACCGGTTTGCTGCCCGGTCCAGACACTGAAGAGGTGTTCCTTGAAGCGTTCCGAAGCGGCACCGCGCCGACTGAAGAGACTCCTGCCCTGGAAAGGCGGCTAGACCAGCAACCGAAAGAGGATGCAGGTTTCTTCGAACTGGGCTTGTAG